The genomic stretch TATTTTATAATTTACTGTCAACAACAGCTTTTCACATCACTGAAAAACAAGCAGCTCCTCAGTGTGTGAACAACTGTACTACATAAAGAGGTTTCTCCGACCTCCTTAGAAATGACATGGTTAAGGACAGCGTATGTCCCCTGCTCATCTCTATGTCACACTTTTagctccaagaggaaaaaagaaagctgcTGCCATCACCTGAGGAATGCATGAGATCTCAAAGAGACGAACAGCAAAACTGTCTAAGAAATTCTGTCATTTGAAGACAACACTCACTGGCCCAAAAGAACCAAAACCACAAGCCAGTGAGAAAAGGTGGCGACCACCAAGCACTTGGCAGGTTGGAAAGCACCAAGAAATGCAGGAAGAAGCAGGACTGGGCCAGCAGAACAAACAGGGTCCCAGGACTGGGACCCAGAGTCTCTGGATatccctgcagccagcagtTACCTACACAGCCCTCACTGGCAGAAGGTGGATCTCATCCCCCCATTCCATCATAATTATTCACTGATTTTGAAAGCCAGTATCAAGATAccttaaattaatattttgtagCATTTGTTTGATAGCACTCTTATGAACATTTCATATTCTACAGGTATGACAGCCCACAGGCTTTAACTGCAATGCTCAGCACTTCACAAACCAGACCAAAGAGTATGACAGACAGTTCCTAATGTGACACTTAGGAAATGGAAACCAGAAGCCAACAATCCCCCATGAAAAGATGGGCTTAAGCAACCTGCCTAGCAAATTGGGCAGAGGCTGTAGGGATTCCTCTTTTTCCAAGATGGCATGTAACTGCCTGAACAATAAAATCATCCTCTCCTGCTATTAGCTCTAAACATCTTCCCTACACCGTAATGGAGACAAGAGGTTCCTGCAGATTACAGCCTCCTTCGTTACACAGCCCTGATTTATCCCTAGGGAATGTTTGAAAGTGCACCTGAAAAGAAGCATGAGTCCTcgggaaagaaatggaaattatcTCAATGCATGAAAGAGCACAGGCAAGCTACTTATGTTTATTAAAAGCTTGACTATAAGCCCTCATCTTGCTTAAATATAATACAGTTATGTACAGTCTAATCATCACAAtgaatataatttaatttacaGCATTACTTAGTGCCCAGCAGTTTAGAGTTTACTGTCCTTCTATACACTGTACCATATGAACTCATATTTTAACAAGAGGTATCTGAGGTATCTAACAGTTTTAAGTTTGATGGAATGGAAGTATCTTTTAAAGTTACCCAGTTAAAACTTAATGACTGCACAGAGCAAAGAAACATCTGTTCTGTAGCATCTCTCAACACTGTAACAAAATCCAGTTGATTTCGGCTGCATGATATAAAGCAGCTATTTCTAGAAATGCCAGTGCAGTCCAATCATGTAACAGTAGTTTTAATACTCTACAGAGCTTCAGTGCCCTTCTTGTCAGGTCTTGACACACACTAAGCCACATCAAGGCAGCAGGTATGAATCTGATACCTCCTGCTAGAGTATTTTGTCTCATACCTCTCTAAGGGCAACCCAAAGAAGGCAAAAGAACAGCAGGGATTCTGCAACACTCACCTCTCTGGCAGCCAAGACTATGGTTGTTAATTGGGAACGATCGCCCCACTCTGCTAAAAACGTTAAAGTGAAAGCTTGAACAAAGATTGGAGAAATAAAGTGTAGCCACTTCTTCTGAGGTATAGTGGTGCCTGGCCCAGATTCCACATCTCCTGGCCCATTTAACAGTTTAGTTCTCTGAAGCTGTGGagatcaaggggaaaaaaaaaaagaaataatcataaaattaaaaatgtcatCTGAACAACCCAAATGAAACACTTAACAATAATGCTAGACATTTAGTTTCTAGAATGTTGTTAGCCACTGACTGCTGCAATATCAACATATTATTTATACAGTCaccattgcaaaaaaaaagctaagTATATGCGTGCATGTATGtgtaaatacacacacatatatagtTGTAATCAGCTCTAACTTCTGATTATTGTCCATCTTGTACTGCTTACAAATAAAGTGTCTGACCACAAAAAGAAATAGAAGTAGAGCCAAGAATAAACTGTCAGTGTCCTCTACTAGTAATGCATTAAAAACACCTCAAGAACACCCACACTAAGCAGAAGGTCCCTTCTGTCCTAAGAAGCCAGGCTTGCCACAGGACTGGAATCACCTGCTAAAAGAGCCTCCAGGGGCATCTTCTGTCCTATCTACCACACATTTTCCGTGTCAGATTACCAATCACAGACACAGCTCAACACACCAAACATGACAGTGCCGTTCTGCAGCTTCACAGCTGTAATTCTTCCACCAGCTGTAACCAACAGCAATTTTATTACTTACttcctcatctttttttttaatttctgcttgAACTTCCTCCAGCTCTTCCTGACCCTCATCTGGACTCATTTTCAAGCCTTCCCGTAGCATTCGGATGCCAAAGATTGCAAACAGTGCTGTAGACACATAGTATGTGTACACACGAGGAATAACTGTGGTGGCatagccaaacaaaactgaaaagaaaacaaatgtgtcatttaaaaaaataagcatgAGGATCATAGTTGTTTTTCCCACATTCTAAGAAATGCTTGCTAGCAAAGTCTGAAATCCAGATATCCACTGATAAATAAATATTGCGTCTTTTGTTAGTTTTGTATAATTTTCTAAGTTTTTGGAAGATAACACGCTAGGCGCTCCAACCATTACCAGTCATGCCAGAGGCTGAAGTCCACTAAGATGCAGACAACGCACTCCAGCCAAAGTTGGGGTGCTGTTGTTCCTGAGAGCCAGTCCAAACAACATTATCTTTCCCATCAAGGTCTATCCAGTCCTGCCTTTCTCCATGCACACCATGAAACTACCATCTGTAATTGTATTAGATTAGTCACACTGTACCCCAGTTAATTCCATTTACATATTGGATAACATCTCTTTCcaataatttaatttatcaGATAAAGTTAGAATAAGATCATCAACAAGTTAAATCTATCAGGCATATCTACAAATCATCCAGCTGGGTGAATCCATGTCTGTCTTCCTTTGCCAAGTGCACATTACTATTCCCCTCACCCCCCCATACACACAATGTGACTAACTTTAATCTTTCTTTATTTCAAAGGCAGATCCCACTTAGAGATAGAAAAGCAATCTCCACAGTGCATCTTTTAGAAGTATTGAAGGTGATCAAACTAAGCCAAAACTAGTTCTTAAATAAGAAATATGTATCCAGGACAGAGTACTTACTTTTCACAAAGTAAAATCACTTAGCATTTTTTGACAGAAAAAGGCCTATATAAATGGTAAGAAATTAAAAGTCCACACCTTATATTCAAGGTTGCTTGGACCATGAGCTCACAAGTATTTCTGCTGTTTTACTCCACATGCAATCAGCTAAAAGAAAGCGTATTACCATGTGTGCTTTCTTGTACACACCTTCTTAgttgaaaaatacactcagAAGTTACTACATGATCTAGAAATAATTCTGCACTGCCACTACCAGAAGTAAGAATATGAGACCAAAATTAATCAGGTTTATAAACACAGCACATACCTACATGAATAGCAGTACTATTTGCACAGCTAAATTAACCAGGAGTTAAAGTAAACGTCtttaaaaagactgaaaatactACAGTAAAACAATGCAAGAAAGCTAGACAAAAAAAGCTATCTTTTTCTTAGCATTTATTACATATATAAGCATAGACAGTGAAATAATCAGAACTGTAAGACAGCTTATTTAGTCAAGCATAGCTTGAAAAAATATCTCAAGTAGATTACTTGGAATTAATGAGTTTAAATGAGCATGTCTTCATGAAATCAAGGTGGGCAAACCCCCCAGGAATTTCCAACCTCAGTTTGTATAAAACAAGGGCAAGAGATAGGAGAAGGAAAGCATGTGGGGGAGGAAGaacccaacaacaaaacaagttCCTTtctgaaaagggaagaaataattGGGAACCTCTAAACTGAGGGATAAAAGCAGAAACGGAAGCTTTTATGAGAAAGCATCCAGAAAGATTTGAAGAAAGAATTTGCATAGAACAAGAGAGCCATAATGGGCAGGAGAAACGACACACAATGCAAGTGGAAACTGCTCTAAGTAAAACTGCAATAATCGCAGCAGTGTACACAGCAACAGCTACACACCCAAAAACCATTCACAGAAACCCTTGCCAAGCAGCCTGAGCCAGTGAACTGGCTGTCTCCAGTGTGTATACACCAATCACCACTATTTCAAGTATTTCTGACATGGGCGTGGTAAGAAATGAGCACACAGACAAACTCTGTGCTGCATCTGATGTACCTGAAGGCTGCTCCATTTTACAATCACAGCTACATAAGTGCCCACGGCTACAGGTTCCTCAAGTGCCACCTGATACCTTACTTCCTACTCCCTCCCCTTCATCTTCCACTTATGCAGttcccagcacaaatccaaacagCTACGTGTGCAGGAATACAAGTCAGATGAGGAAAATGTGTCATCATATAAAGAATCTTTTGCCTTAGGAGGAAAAACAGAAGCCACTCCCACATTCTCTTCAGGCACACTAATTTGGcaggagctaaaaaaaaaaaaaaagaaaacaggggtCCAAAAATCAAACAAAGTTCTTATGCCCTCCATCTCATTCCCCTTCCTTAAACTCCTGTTGAAGCCTAGGGAACACAACGACTTCATTAGAGGCAAAAACCTAAATATTCCGTCTGAGATTCCATGCTCCACAGGAAAAGCTTCACACTCTCCACGAAAGAGAAAACTGCATGGATGTACTATGTGCATTCCAAATAAGGTTTTTTGATAAATACATACCTGTCACTTCTTAAGagataaaacaaaaaggaaaaaacagactGCTAACCTGATAAACATGTCATCAGTCCCAGGGCAAGCATAGCACCAGCCAGTACAGTCAGACGGTTGTACCGCATGGCCATGATGGCCGCGATGAAGAAGGTCTTGTCCCCCAGCTCTGATACGATGATGACCGATATAGCAGCCACGAAGGCATGAATAAAGCCCAAATTAGTCTTGTCAGCTGACTCTTCACTGACAATGTGGACTGGAGCAACTAGTGAGGAGCCTTTCTGTAAgaaaggggggagggaggggggagagaaaaaaccaaaacaaatcctAAACACTCGTCAATTAGGCTTTAACACTTAGGAGACAGAAGTACAGAGCCTTGTATTTCTCCTGTCATACCATACTGGGTAGAGTAACATTTTAATTACCTCTCATGCTCGTTAATGATTGTTAACTAGTTCCTGGCTGCCACCCACCTCAAATTGCCAGTTAGGCACTTAGCAAGAGGACCAGATCCTGTGATTATTAAAACATTACTTCACTGTACACACTATTTACCAGAACATGAGAACCACCATTACAAGAAAACATGGTCACCTCAGGTCTAATACTGCAATCTTTAAAATACTTACCTACTTTACAACCTTAACCTTAAACAGTTTTCTGATGTAAGTATTAATAAGTGCTTCAAAATAGAACTGGGTGACTATGATACCTTAGGAAAATAAGAAGCCCATTCAAAAATGATCAGgatcattttcttctcttgcaaAATCTTTGCATCTCAGATGCCTTAAAAATGTTATAGAttcacagaatgggttgggttggaagggtctTTAGCAATCGTCTAGTTTTAAGATCCCTGCAATGGGCAGGAACATTTTTCACTAGACCAgactgctcagagctccagccaaactggccttgaacactcccaggaatggggcatccaaaatttctctgggcaaccagtACCAGTGCCTAAACCCTCTCACATgaaagaatttctccctaatatctaacctacatttctcctctttcagtttgagcCCAAGGCAAATTTTGTGCAAGTTTTCATCAGCTTTTTCTGCATTTGCTCTGTTTGTTGAAAACTAACTTTAAGACTCTCCAGTGGTGAAACCAGACCAGCACACTCCAGTTCCCACCCACTCACCGAAGTGTTTACTTCTACACACAGTAAGGTATCTATGATCAAAAGCAAGGCACAAGATCGCTGTGTCGGTGTTCACATCCTTGACCAGGGATGGCTGAGAAAGCTTGTTCCAGCACATCCACCAGCAGAGACAGCCCCGCAGCGTGTTTTGACATGACGGCTTCCCAGCATTCCACTTTCAGCAGCGCTCCAAGTTTTTTGGTGTTGATATTTAGAAGCTCCCACGCTCTGTGTGACACACTGTGACTTCCCAGAGCTCCTTCACCTTTTTCAGCACTCTGTTTTCTGGTTTGGGTATGTGACCATCTGGCGTGCTCGATGTGCTACACCAAGCCACATGCCAGTAATTCTTCCATGCCTCTGTGTGATCAGTGGCACTACAATCCCCTCACCGAGAACACTGTTTAACAAGTTTTAACGCAAAGAAATTTATATTAAAtgttgagggggaaaaaacccggCAGGCTCGGAGTAGCAACAAAGCCTGCTTTTAGCTGCTTCTGCGGGGGAAAGAGAGCACTGACCCCCTTCCCATGTCGGACCTAGATGTCCCTCTTTTAGCAGAAAAAGGGGAGGATGCGGTGGTCCTGCAGCCCTCCTTTTTTCGGCTAAAAGCGGGTTATTTCGGAACGCCATGGCCCCCGGACGGCGCGGCGCGACGCCGGCCGAAAGCTGCCGCGGCGGGCACAGCGCGGGCACAGCGCGGGCAGCCGGCGCGGCCCGTCCCCGCCTCACCTCAGCCCGCGGTTCCGCTCCCTGCGCCgccggcggtggcggcggctcCTTCTTCCTGCCGGGCTCTTCCTCGGGAGCGGCGCGGagccgcgccggggccgccaGCAGCAGCGCGGCCGCCAGGAGCAGTGCGGCGGcccgcgggagcggcggcggcggggaccCCATGGCGGCCGAGCGCGGAGCTGGGGGGCGGCGCGAGCCCCGGTTGAGAGAGCCGCGTCACCGcccgcgccgcggccccgccgccgcccccacCCGCTTCCTGCCGCGCGCGGACgtcccgccccccgccccgccccgccggggggAGCCGCCGCTCTGCCCTGGGGGTCGCGGGGTGGCCCCGCAGCGCCCGGGGCGAGATCCCGGCCTGGGTTGCCACCCCCTCCTCCGGCTCCCGGCGTCGCGAGGGGACGGGCAAAGGTGGCTGTGCGGCGTTCCCGGGGAGCGGGCGAGTCCAAGCGCGTCATTTCCCCGTTCGGAGTTGCTTGCGGGCAGGGAAAGGGCACAGCGGGAGGGACAGGGAGCGGCCGCGTCAGGCGGCAAAACAATCCGCATAGAAACGGCCCGAACACGGCTCGGCTTCACTGATGGCCAAGTGCACAGCAGCGCTTCGGGTATGCGTGACCCCCGCAGGGCCGTGCGCCCCGAGCACGGAATCACAGAACGGGCCAGGCTGGGAGCGACCACAgcgggtcatctggtccaacctgcACAAGGGTCAGCCTAGAGCACACGGCACCGGgttgtgtccagacagttccTGAGTATCtgcagtgagggagactccacagcccccgtggacagtctgttccagtgctcggtcACCCGCACAGTAAAGGTCTTCCTTATactcaggtggaacttcctgtgcatcagtttctgcccattgcctcttgtcccgttgcttggcaccaccaagGAGAGCCTGaatccatcctcttggcaccatCCCCCCTTTAGATACAGACATGAGTTCGCCACTCAgtctcttcttgaggctgaaaAGGCCCAGcttcttccagctttccttGTGTAAGAGGGATGCTCCAATCCCTTAATCACCTCTGTTGCCCttgctggacctgctccaggagctccatgtctctcctatactgaggagcccagaacctgacacagcATTCCAGACGATGCTCTCCCTGGGGaccccaggagagctgtgtGCCCTGATGCTCTCCCCAGAGCAAGGACAGGAATATGCTTCTTGAGGAGCAATTTAGGAAACAGGACAAGAACACCATTTAAACAGAAGGCATTTGGACACAGGCTCAAGGATCCTCTCAAAAACCACTTAAAAAAGTTATACAGATAGATGTGGTTCCAAGACATGGCTGCTGATGTTCCGTGGTGAACTGTAACTATGGGAGTGTTGATAGAGAGAGGGATGTGACAGCCAAGAGAGGCACAACATTTTGTGTAAAGTGATTGCTCATGTTTTTCAAATATGCAAGTTCAATTTTGAAAAATCATACAAAATGGAAATAGAGTGTAATAAGCTTTTAATTAGGCAATTCATAAGATATACTTCAGtgtataaaaatactttttatataCAAAATAGTGCATGTAAATAGACAACATGCTGAAACACCAGCACCCATATAATTCATCACACAGACTGATCATTCACACCAGTATCATGAGAATGACCAAAATATTCAGTAGttaagtgcaaaaaaaagtccCTGTGCTGAGTGACATCACCTccccagtaaagaatttctttgcaATGCTTGTCAGGTACTGGTTAATGTGTGGTCTCTGCCTTAGCAGTTCATTATATCTGTTTAAAAACCAGTGTAGTTGTGGTCATGGTCATCCTGCACAGCTGTCCCCTCTAACACGTGAGGGACTCAAATAACGCACTATAAAGACAACAGAACCACAACCAAGAACATTAATTTTCTGCCAATTCTCTTCTACTGTCTTTTTAGTCAGAGAACTTCCCACTATTTTCCCCACTTTAGAGATAAAACAGTCTTCATCAATGAATGAAAACactttggagcaggagagaaaatGCAGCAAATGGGTATGTTTATTTCCACTGCTGAGCATGAGTCACTCCTCCACCACAgctttttccattgctttttgtGCTTACAGTTGTAAAGCAGTGGCTGGTTTCCATTGTCGGCAGGGAAGCACAGAAAGATACATGATTTGCCACCCTCTGAAGTGATTCAAAGAAAAGACTTGGAAAGAAATATGCTTAAATATTAGTCAAGACATGAAATACAGTAGTTCAAATGATTCCCTCCTTTCAATGGTCTTCACATATATGTATTTGGACTTGCTGCACAACAGCAAGTGTTTTATGCATAAGatataaaagagaaaagacaTGATTAGCATCTCTCCACTTTGAATTAAGGTCTTCAGTAAACCTTTTTTAGCTTGTATGATATGCAGAGACCTTACATTTCCTCACAAACTGGTTACATGGATGAGATTATCATTAAAATTATGACCTATTGAGGTAGAACTAGAGAATGTGTGCAACTTTACCTTGGTTGTAATAAACCATTAATCTCTTATATTCCCAGTTTGCACTAAAGATactttagaaaaaaatcctctaaaaCACAAATGGTATAAATGCTTTCCGATGCTTTGGATAGGAGCTGAAGCTTTTCTGATAAAACTCGTGACACAAAACAGCGGCCAGTGCCTGGTTAAAAAGAACATACATCACTACACACCACCACGTCACATTGTGAATTCCAAGTGTGATGGCCATAGAAACATATATGAGGAGCTCTGCAAAATAATGAGGGCAGGAAACACTCTCAAACCAGTCTCCAAAAGGTACACTGTGGCTCAGACTTACGACCTTTCCTGCAACCAGACAGACAGAAATTAATTGGGAAGATGCATTAAACAAACTCTTTTTCTCACAGTTACAGAACAATATCCTTATTAAAGCTATCATCATCATCCACCTCCATCTGATCTGGCAGCTTTGCACTTAATAAGATGCCACCTCTGGCTGTGCAAATACAGAGTAAGGAAACCAGTTTTTATCCCACATGGAAACAGAAGTGAGGCCCCCGAGGAGTGGCACAGTGTCCATCTTTAAGATGTTGGAAGACAGAGCTTCATTTTAAGTTTTATAGAACTATATATACAGACATACCACACCCTCTCCCCCCAAATCAGCCATCCAATCTCTTTTCCAAACAGCCTCATTTAATCTACACACTACAGGAACTAAGAAACACTTGTGTTTAAGGTATTAGAAGCTACATAAGCCTACTGAACCAGTCAGAAGATAATTCCTAAGTAAACAGtagacagaaaagaaacatcttACCTGATCTGCTTTTCCTAAGATTAGCTAGAATTGCAAGACATCTGTGTTGGTGAAGAGAAGCCCAAATGTACATCATAACTCCTATAATGTGATACCAGCAGATCTGCACagaaagctcttttcctgaatGAAACATGTTTTATTAATATACACCAGGAAGTAACTTCCCAAGCATCATCCCAAAACACtatatacattttttaaaatgttactgtCTTACAAATTCTAGTAGCGAGCCTCTAACTCCTTGAAAGATGCTGTTAAATCCTGCATCATTTAAGTGCCCAGCTAGTAGCTCATTTGCCTTGATTGCTCTATACTAAAATACCTAGTTATTAATCCAGCAGCTTGAAATACAGTGTGATGTGCAGCGATACATAATTGGTAGCCCAAGACCTCAATATTCAACCCTGTTTGTAGCTATTGTTACCCTAATTAAACATGTTGTCATGGCTCAGGTCAACATGCAAGCACACAGTTGTCTTCCTCACAgcaatatacatacatacacctACATACTGCCCCCACCCTATGTGGTTCAAAGTGGTTAAAAACTTCACCAAACCTGGTAATTACTGCCCCACAAAAATTAATCACAGGAGGAGTGCTACAACCAGCTGGTGGTTCGTCTATGCAGAGGATTTAGCAGCTCAGTTGTGAGACCCAATGGAACGTGTTGGCAGAAACAAGTCATGTAATACAAATTTCTCATGTATTAATGAAAGCAGTATAGTACCAAGGGAAAGAAGAGTCTGCCTGAGTCAAGGCAGAGCAGTGGCACGTTCTCTGTGGAAGAAAAACAAGGTGGCCAAGACAGCTTTGCAGACTCACCTTGCAGGAAAGCTTACAACAAAAAAACTCCTCTTCAGTTTTAGAACTGAAGTTGTGTAGTGGCATTTGAGAACTGGTACCTATTACTGTCCTTCACAAAGCATATGATTGATATCCTGAAAGTATCTTTGAGAATGTCTTTCAGCAAATAAGTATGACAGTTAACATGAAAGTGTCACTGTCTGTGCCTGTGTATAATGCTGGCTGATTGTAT from Aphelocoma coerulescens isolate FSJ_1873_10779 chromosome 4, UR_Acoe_1.0, whole genome shotgun sequence encodes the following:
- the TMEM165 gene encoding putative divalent cation/proton antiporter TMEM165, with protein sequence MGSPPPPLPRAAALLLAAALLLAAPARLRAAPEEEPGRKKEPPPPPAAQGAEPRAEKGSSLVAPVHIVSEESADKTNLGFIHAFVAAISVIIVSELGDKTFFIAAIMAMRYNRLTVLAGAMLALGLMTCLSVLFGYATTVIPRVYTYYVSTALFAIFGIRMLREGLKMSPDEGQEELEEVQAEIKKKDEELQRTKLLNGPGDVESGPGTTIPQKKWLHFISPIFVQAFTLTFLAEWGDRSQLTTIVLAAREDPYGVAVGGTVGHCLCTGLAVIGGRMIAQKISVRTVTIIGGIVFLAFAFSALFISPDSGF